TATGATTTCCATAAATTAGGTGATTTTTTTGTCGAAAAAGGTTATCGTGTTTTTGTTTCAGAATGGTTTCCAGTTATTGAGTACGGAACTACGCATAAATGGAGAACAATAAAAGCTTATCCAACAATGTTGCATGATGAAAATGCATTTGGAAACTTCATTTGTTTTAGAGACGTAGTAGCAGATAATGGTTATCTGGATATGCTTTTAAACACGGAAATTAATTAGCTTCTTTACAACTATTTTTCGCAAGATGCGAATATTTAACCGATCACAATCATTGAATTTTATAGTTTTTTATTTGTTAACAACTTTTTGTAACTATGGGTCATGTTATTCAACTTTTATCTCATGTATTATGCTCTGATACACCGTCGTATGGAAATCGCGATCAGTTTATTATCAGTGAAAAAACTCAGATCGAAAAAGGCGACAGTGCAAATTCTTCAAACTGGCAATTTACAAATAATCACTTGGGTACACATATTGATTTACCTTCGCATTTCTTTTTAGACGGGGCTACTCTTTCGGATTTTGCTATAAGTGATTTTATTTTTCAACACCCACAACTCATTGATGTAAAATGCTCTGAAGCCAAACTTATTGAATATTCAGATTTAAAAACAGAAATATGTGAGAACACAGATTTGCTTTTAATTAGAACAGGGTATGAAATATATCGTCTTTCTGAAAAATATTGGAATGATAATCCCGGACTATCAGCAGATTTAGGAATGATACTTCGTGAAGAGTTTACAAATCTAAAGGCAATTGGGTTTGATTTCATTTCACTTACCTCCTGGAAATTCCGGGATGAAGGAAAAAAGGCACATATTCAATTTCTTAGAAAAACCAATAATTTCAACAAATTTATTATTATAGAAGATATGTCATTGAAGCAAATCAATAGATTTAATAAAATTCAGAAAGTTATTGTTTCACCATTATTGGTTCATGGTGCAAACGGTTCACCGGTAACCGTTTTTTGCGAAATAGTTAAGGAAATATAATGAGTAGGATAGAATATCTGAGAACGATTAATTCCGATGAAATTAATTTTACGAGAATATTCAAAGCGATTAAACGAAGAATATTGGATTTACCTCACAAAATAAGCTGGTCATTACCTCTAAGGTTTCAACGCAAGAACATTAGTAATTTAATGGCTCTCAAAGATTCCCAAAAAGGGAAAAGATGCTTTATTATTGCAAATGGACCTAGCATTAAAAGCATGGATTTGAGAGCCCTAAAAAATGAAGTTACAATTGGAATGAATAGAATTTATCTACTTAAGGAACAACTCGGTTTTCTTCCGACTTATCTTGTTGTTAATGATGTTGCACTCACATTAAAGCAATTCCCAGATGAACTCGCGAATGTTAAATCTATTAAATTATATCTTTGGAACGGTAGGAAGTATTTTAAGAACTCCAGTGATATAATCTATTTCAAGCAGACTTTTAAGGTTCATTTTTCTGAGAACTTTTCGCGAACAATTTATGGTGGACATAGTGTAACTTATGCATGTCTTCAACTTGCATATTACCTTGGCTGTGATGAAGTTATACTTATTGGTAAAGACCACAATTATGTAGAAAAAGGAATACCTGGTAAAACGCTAATAAGTACGGGCAAAGAAAACAACCATTTTATAACGGGATATTATAAAAAAGGAATGAAATGGGAAATTCCAGACTATAAAGGTGAAGAATTAGCATACAAAAAGGCAAAAGAGCATTTTGGAAAAAATGGAAAAAAAATACTTGATGCTACAGTTGATGGTAATTTAAACATTTTTGAGAAAATTGAATTCGGAAAATTATTCAAGTAGAAGTATGTTTTTCATTGTTTAAGCAGTTATCGTTTATCTTCTAGCATAATAAAATGATTTTAAAAGAAATGTTACTCGCTAATAATTATTTTTAAAAACGAGGTAATAATGAAAATAGTAGCTATGATTCCAGCGCGGCTTGGAAGTCAAAGAATTAAAAAGAAAAATATTAGACTGATTAATGGGAAACCATTGATATCTTACATTATTGAAGCAAGTATAGAATCAAATATATTTGATGAAATATATATTAATTCTGAGGCAGAAGTATTTGATCAGTTAGCGCGAAGTTATAATATAAAATATTATAAAAGACCGGAATTTTTATCTTCTAACGAAGCAACAAATGATGATTTTACAATGGACTTTTTTAAAAATGTTGAGAGTGATTTGGTTATTCAATTACTCCCAACTTCTCCTTTTATTACTCCAGAGGAAATAAAGGATTTTGTAAATAAAATGATCGAAGGTGAATATGAGACATATATCTCCGTAAAAGATGTTCAGATTGAATGTATTTATAAAAATAAATCAGTGAATTTTAATCAAATGAAGAAAACACCACCTTCACAACTATTGGAACCCATTAAAGCATATGCGTGTGGAATTATGGGATGGGAACGTAATCGTTTTGTAACAAACATGGAAAAACATGGAGCTGGATATCATGGTGGGGACGGTTCGATTGGATTTTATACTTTGCATGGGTATTCAACAATTGATATAGATAATGAGGAAGATTTTATTCTTGCTGAAGCAATTACCCATGCAATCAGAACACGTCATAATTTCCCTGAATATTATTCGGAGAAAACTCATAAAATCATCAGAGATGCTGACAGAGAGAGAATCCTTCAAAGCGATGGAGTAATTCGTAATATCATGAATGAATTTAATAAGGAAGTTGTTGCAATCGATAAGATAATTAATGAAAATGGATATGAGTCATCATGGTCATATACTTTAATTAATTCAAAATCAAATAGTGCCACACTTATTGCCCAATTACCTGGAGAGGGGAATAGATTACATTTTCATAATGATTGGGATGAATGGTGGTACATTCTTAAAGGTAAATGGGAGTGGTTTGTTGAAGGAAAATCAATTATTGTGAAAAAAGGAGATATAATATTTATAGAGAGAAATAAACGGCATAAAATTACTGCCATCGGAAATGAAATTGGAATAAGACTAGCTGTTAGTAGAGA
The sequence above is drawn from the Ignavibacteriales bacterium genome and encodes:
- a CDS encoding cyclase family protein, with protein sequence MGHVIQLLSHVLCSDTPSYGNRDQFIISEKTQIEKGDSANSSNWQFTNNHLGTHIDLPSHFFLDGATLSDFAISDFIFQHPQLIDVKCSEAKLIEYSDLKTEICENTDLLLIRTGYEIYRLSEKYWNDNPGLSADLGMILREEFTNLKAIGFDFISLTSWKFRDEGKKAHIQFLRKTNNFNKFIIIEDMSLKQINRFNKIQKVIVSPLLVHGANGSPVTVFCEIVKEI
- a CDS encoding DUF115 domain-containing protein; amino-acid sequence: MSRIEYLRTINSDEINFTRIFKAIKRRILDLPHKISWSLPLRFQRKNISNLMALKDSQKGKRCFIIANGPSIKSMDLRALKNEVTIGMNRIYLLKEQLGFLPTYLVVNDVALTLKQFPDELANVKSIKLYLWNGRKYFKNSSDIIYFKQTFKVHFSENFSRTIYGGHSVTYACLQLAYYLGCDEVILIGKDHNYVEKGIPGKTLISTGKENNHFITGYYKKGMKWEIPDYKGEELAYKKAKEHFGKNGKKILDATVDGNLNIFEKIEFGKLFK
- a CDS encoding cupin domain-containing protein — translated: MKIVAMIPARLGSQRIKKKNIRLINGKPLISYIIEASIESNIFDEIYINSEAEVFDQLARSYNIKYYKRPEFLSSNEATNDDFTMDFFKNVESDLVIQLLPTSPFITPEEIKDFVNKMIEGEYETYISVKDVQIECIYKNKSVNFNQMKKTPPSQLLEPIKAYACGIMGWERNRFVTNMEKHGAGYHGGDGSIGFYTLHGYSTIDIDNEEDFILAEAITHAIRTRHNFPEYYSEKTHKIIRDADRERILQSDGVIRNIMNEFNKEVVAIDKIINENGYESSWSYTLINSKSNSATLIAQLPGEGNRLHFHNDWDEWWYILKGKWEWFVEGKSIIVKKGDIIFIERNKRHKITAIGNEIGIRLAVSREDVDHVYDVEDY